The Nostoc sp. 'Peltigera membranacea cyanobiont' N6 genome contains the following window.
AATTTGGCGATTTTAGAAGCGCAAATTAGTAGGCAAGAAAACAAACAAGTCCTGAACATAGAGGATATCTTATTAGTATCCTTGGGTACTGGTTCGCTAACGAGCGTCTACCCTTATGACGAAGTGAAACAGTGGGGACTATTACAATGGGCAAAACCACTGCTAAATATTGTACTTGACGGTGGAAGTGAAGTAGTAGCTGGAGAATTAGAAAGGTTGTTTGAGTCTGGTAAGAAAGGTAATAAAGCTTCTTATTATCGATTCCAAACATTCTTAAAAAGCGAACTCGAAGCAATAGATAATGCCAAATTAGAAAATGTGCGGCAGTTACAAACTTTAGGTAACATACTGATTCAAGAAAGAAATCAAGAAATCGATGAGTTGTGCGCTATTTTATCAGAATAAGTCTTAATATGAGTATTTAGAAATGGAAACCCTTCCTATCAAGATTTATGATGACACTCTGCGAGATGGAGAACAACAAGCAGGTCTATTCTTCTCTTACCCAAACAAACAAAAACTCGCCCATTTAATTGCCAAAACGGGAGTTAATGGAATCGACACTATGCCCTGTGTCTGCGAACCAGAAGCTGAACTCGTTAAAACATTAATCTCGGAGGGGTTGGATAGTCAGATTTTGGCGGCTACTTTAATGAACAAGCAGTTTATCGATTTAGCCAAAGACTGTGGAGTTAAGCGGATTATTCTTTTCCATGCCGTTTCCGATCGACTACTGTTTTTAAGAGATCCTCAGATCCGTCTCGTGAAAGAGTTTAAAGGGAAAACCATTGATGACAATATCCCCGCTTATGTAATCGATCGAATTCGCCAAAATGCGATTGATTTAATTGTCGAAAACTTGCATTATGCGACTGCGATCGCTGGATTGAGAGTAGACTTCGCCGCAGAGGATGCTTCTAGAGCCGATTTTGACTTTTTAGTGCAATGTATCCGCTCATGCAGTCCTTATATTGAAAACTTCATTCTCTGTGATACGGTGGGGATTCTCAGTCCAGAAAAAAGCTATATCTGGGTTAGCGACCTGCTCCAATCCACCACAGGGGTAGCTTTTGGGGTACACTACCATAATGATATGGGCATGGCACTCGAAAATACCCTCCAGTCGCTCATGGCTGGAGCAACTTTAGTATCCGGTACCTTTAGCGGGATTGGGGAACGAGCCGGAAATATTCCCATCGAGCAGGTGCTGAATGGGTTACGAGTCCGCTTTGGAATTGAAGTTAAGGGCATTAACTATGAAGCGATCGCTCCTGTGACTGATTACATTGAGCAATTAGGAGTTCGCCCAGCCCCCCCATACTCTCAAACTGCTCAATGGCATGAAACGGGGACTCATGTCAATTGTTTATTTTCAGACCCCAACAGCTTTGCAATTTTTCCTCACGGCAACATAGACGTTGTATTTGGCAAATGGAGTGGAGTTAGTAATTTCCAATATCTGTTTGAAAAGCAAATGCAAAATCCTCTACCCAGAACGCAATACGAGAAAATGCGCTCAGTAATTAAATCCCTTGCTATTGAGCAAGAACGCTATTTTACAGCCAACGAAGTATTGGAGTTATGGGAAAATGGGGTCTTTAAGTAATCACAACTATCGGATTGTCGCTATTCCTGGGGAAGGGATTGGGCCAGAGGTTGTGGAAGCTTCCTTAAAAATTCTCCAACATGTCGCTCAAATTGAAAGATTTACCTTGCAGGTAGACTATGGCTGGCTTGGTGCAACTGCCTTTGAGCAATTTGGTAGTTACTTCCCTGAAGCCACCGCCCAACTATGCGATGGAGCCGATGGAATTGTATTTGGTGCTGTTAGCCAAGGGGGATTACTAGAACTACGAAAGCACTTCGACTTTTTTTGCAATCTTCGCCCCATCCGTAGCGTTGAAAGTCTCCTGCATAAATCTAGTCTCCGACCAGAGAAAGTTCAAGGACTCGATATCCTGATCGTTCGAGAACTAGTCAGTGGCATTTATTTTGGCCCATCTGGACGATCTTCAGACGAGCGGGGAACTTACGGGTATCATACGATGCGCTATTCCGATGAAGAAATTCGTCGGATCGCTCGAAAAGCACTACAGCAAGCCCAAAACCGCCGAGGATTACTCACCGTAGCCCACAAAGAAAATGCCTTGCCCCATCTGCCCTGGACTCGGCTAGTGCAAGAGGAGGCCAGACAGTTTCCTGGTGTTGTTATTGAGCCAATGTTGGTAGATAACTTAGCCATGCTTATGGTTCTGAATCCGCAACAGTTTGATGTGATTTTGGCGGGAAATTTGTTTGGAGATATTCTCAGCGATATTGGCGGTGCATTAGTTGGTTCCATCGGCTTATTAGGATCGGCCAGTCTGAACGCTGACGGATTTGGTCTATATGAAGCCATTCACGGTACAGCCCCAGATATTGCAGGTTTAGGAATTGCTAATCCTTTGGGAACTCTTGGAGCCTGTATTTTAATGCTTCAGCAATGGGGTGAAGTGCAAGCTGCCCAACGGATTATTAAAGCACAAGACCGAATTTTAGCCAAAGGATATCGCACAGCCGATTTGTCTCCTCAAGGAGAAGAAATTTTAGTCAACACTGAAACCTTAGTTGACCTTTTAATAGAAGAACTTTCAATTGGGCAATATTCGGAATTAGGAGCTATCTATGCATGAGTAACGCCAATAACATTTTGCATCTGGGAGATGATATTAATACTGATGATATTATTCCTGCCAATCGGGCCACAACAGATGACCCTGAATATTTAAAACAGTATGCTTTAGAACACCTGATTGGCGAAGGCGAACTACTAAAATATGATGGGATTGAAGCCGGAGAAAACTTTGGCTGTGGTTCCAGTCGAGAAGTTGCCCCCATTGCTCTCCAAGCTGCGGGAATTAAGAAAATTCGGGCGCGATCGTTCGCAGAGATTTTTTATCGGAATAGTATCAATATTGGACTTACCCTCGAAATATTTGGGGAAAAAGAGCAGAATCCAGTAGTTGATGCGATCGCAGCAGCCGGCGGGCTAATGGCTTTTAATCAGATGCGTCGTCAGGGTCAGATTACCATTCCTCGCAGCCTGACATCCACCCGACCCATGACTTTAGTAGAAAAACTCTTAGCGAAAGCCTCCGGTAATTCCTTCGTCAAACCGGGAGAGGTGGTTTTTGCCCAAGTCGATTTAGCTTTATCCCATGATGCTGTAGCCGGGCCTGTAGCCAAGGTATTTTATCAGCAGTTTGGAGAAGGGGCAAAGTTATGGGACTCCCAACGGGTAGTTTTGGTAGCAGATCACTTTATCCAAGTTAACGACATTCGTCCTGACAACAAAGCCCATCTGATGTACGAACAGATGATTAAGTTTGCTCAAGACCAAGGATGTCACTTATTTGATATAGTTTCTCCAGGCGAAGCAGCAGGCATTTGCCACGTTTTACTCCCAGAAAAAGGATTTGTCCGGCCGGGAATGGTGATTGCCGGGACAGATTCCCATACCTGCACCTACGGGGCATTAGGGGCCTTCTCTACGGGCGTAGGTACGACAGATATGGCGAATATTTATGCCACAGGAGATATGTGGATTCGCGTTCCCCAAACCCTAGTATTTGAGTTATCTGGAACCTTACCTTCTAAAATCAGTGCCAAGGATATTATCCTGTTCATCTTGGGACAAATCGGCTGTGCTGGCGCTACCAGTAAGGTAATGGAGTTTAGAGGCTCAATTCTCACCCAACTACCATTTGATGAACGGTTGACTCTCGCTAATATGGCAGTTGAGTGTGGGGCAATATGTGGCTTAATTGTTCCTGATGAGGTGACACGTGAATATGTAAAAAACCGTAGTTCCCAAGATTTTGTAGAAATTAGTGGGGATGCTGATGCTGAATACGAAAGGATTTATCAATTTGACCTTAGTAACTTAGAACCACAAGTTGCACGTCCCCCGAAACCCGATCGGGTAGTGGGCATTAGTCAGTTAGAGGATATTCCCATTACCAAAGCCTTTATTGGCTCTTGTACCGGCGGAAAACTCTATGATTTGGCTCAGGCTGCGGAAGTTTTGAACGGTCGCCATCTGGCGGACGGCGTAAACTTGTTTATCGTACCTGCAACTATGGAAATTCGAGAACAAGCCCAAGAGTTAGGCTATCTCGACATTTTTGAACAAGCAGGGGCGCAGATTCTCAAAACAGGTTGTGGGGCTTGTATTAATTCTGGATTGGGAGTTTTAGCAAAAGAAGAAACAGGCATTTATGCAACCAATCGCAATTTTAAAGGACGCAGTGGCGATCCTACGGGCAAAAATTATTTAGCCTCACCAAGAACAGTGGCTATATCTGCCATCAATGGAAAAATTAGCGATCGCTTGAATTAAAGACTGAACTTTGAGATCGGGGTAAATTCAAAAAATATTAACCCAATGCGATCGCGAATGACTCTTATCTAGCTTAGTCTAGATTCTGAGATAGGTTTCTTTATTTACAAAGACTCTATCTCGTACCCTTAGTAACGTTTTAACCAAGAGTAGAAGGATTTTAGGTAATTACAATGGACGAAATCGTTAAAAAACTTGCTGGGCTGGGTCTTCCTGGTGTAATTCTCGTGGTTCTAACAGTCGCATCAGGAGGTAGTTCTGCGGCTGTTGCAGCTGCCCTCACAGCCTTGGGAGGGCCATTAGGCATCGTCGGAGGTATAGGATTGCTTGGTCTAATAACCGTTGTAGGAGATACTGTAGCGGGATATGGAATTGAAGCTATTCTTAAGGCCATTTATGCAGAACGGAGCAAAACCGAATCAGTGAGATATCTCCTCAAAGAAATTAAAGATTTACCCATTTCGGAGGAGCTAAAACTCAAATTGAAAAACCAACTTAGCCCAGAAGTCATTATTGATACCGAAGAGTTTAATCAACCAAAAACAGTTGAAATTGTTGAAGAATAATTTCACTATGACATTCGGTGAAATGCCAGATTGAATGCTACTAGGTTAAGGGATTATTTCCTGGCGGTGACAAAATTTACTAAACACTGAATTTCTGTGAATTAAAGAAGATGATCTCTAAATACGGTTCGGTTAATACTTCTTCCAAACTCTCTAAAAAAAGGGGTGTTTAAACCTGTTTTACCTCATTTTCAAGGGTTTATCGCCGGGAAGGGGATCTTAACCGAACTTTATTTGAATACAATTTCAATGAATTAAACCCTAAAATGACATAACGCCAAATCATCTAAATAAACTATTAGGGTAATATCGCAATTTATATACTAAGTTTATGGAAGAAATTATCATCAACTCTACTCAGTCTATTAATAATTCTGCTTTAACTGAGCAGGAACTAAACAAAATATTAGTTGAATGGAATGATACTAGAACAGATTACTCCAAACATTTGTGCATTCATGAATTATTTGAATTACAAGTAGAAAAAACTCCAGAAAATATTGCTGTTGTTTTCAAAGAGCAACAACTAACTTATCAAGAGTTGAACCACCGAGCCAACAAAATAGCATATTATCTACAAAGTTTGGGTGTAGAGCCAGAGATACTGGTAGGGATTTGCGTTGAGCGCTCCCTAGAAACGATCGCAGGAATGTTGGGCATCCTCAAGGCGGGTGGAGCTTATGTACCACTAGATCCAACATATCCCAAAGAACGGCTATCGTTCATGCTCTCAGATTCGCAAGTTCAGGTAGTGTTAACTCAAGAAAAATTCGTTGAAGGGTTGACAGCAAGCGGGGCAAAGTTGGTTTGTTTGGATAGTGAGTGGGAATTAATTAACTGCCAAAGTCAAGAAAATCTTACTAGCAACGCCACGGCTGAAAACCTGGCTTATGTCATCTACACCTCCGGTTCTACAGGAACACCAAAGGGAGTAGCTGTACCGCATCGGGCTGTCAATCGGCTAGTATGCAACACCAACTACGTCAAATTTGTGCCTAGTAATCGCGTTGCTCAAGCCTCAAATACTTCATTTGACGCAGCTACATTTGAAATCTGGGGATCTCTCCTGCACGGGGCTAGGCTGGTGATAATTCCTCAAGATGTTGTGCTTTCGCCGCAGAACTTTGCAGCATACATCTGCGAACAAGGGATTAGCGTATTATTCTTGACGACAGCCTTATTTAATCAGTTAGCCAGCTTTGTCCCCCAGGCATTTAAAAACCTACAACACTTACTATTTGGAGGTGAGGCTGTAGATCCAAAGTCAGTGAAAATGGTTTTAAGAAATGGAGCGCCACAGCGATTACTGCACGTTTATGGGCCGACTGAAAGCACAACATTTGCTTGTTGTTATTTAGTGCAAGATATTCCAGAAGAGGCTACAAATGTGCCCATTGGTCGCCCGATTTCCAATACACAAATCTATATACTAGACTCTAAACTTCAACCAGTTGCTGTTGGTACTCCTGGCGAATTGTATATTGGCGGTGATGGCTTGGCCCGAGGCTACCTAAACCGTCCAGAATTAACCGAGGAAAAATTTATCCCTAATCCGTTTGAGGATAGCGCAGCGTTAGCGAGTCCGCAAGCGTCGGCAGGGGGCAGCAGGTTATACAAGACTGGCGATTTAGCGCGTTTCTTACCAGATGGCAATATTGAGTTTATTGGGCGAGTTGATAATCAAGTGAAGATTCGCGGCTTTCGCATTGAACTGGGAGAAATTGAGGCGCTTTTGAGTCAACACTCGGATGTGCAGCAGGCTGTGGTAATTGCTCGTGAAGATATCTCAGCTGATAAGCGTCTTGTTGCCTATATTGTTCCTAATCAAAAATCCGATCTGAGCGTCACTACCCTCAAAAGCTTTCTTCAAGAAAAACTGCCCCATTACATGATGCCAGCAGTTTTTGTGATTCTCGACTCCTTGCCCCTTACTCCCAATGGTAAAGTCGATCGGCAGAATCTTCCAGCTTGCGATCGCACCCGCCCCGATCTTGAAGAAAGCTTTGTTGCACCTCGTAACCCAATTGAGGAAAAGTTAGCTGCGATTTGGGCTGAATTACTAGGGCTTGATTTGGTTGGAGTCAATGATAATTTTTTCTATCTGGGTGGACATTCGCTAATTGCAACTCAGATGCTTTCTCGCGTGCGCGAAGTTTTCCCAGTCGAGTTATCCTTTGGGCAAATCTTTGAAAACCCCACGATCGCAAGTTTAGCCCAACTGCTCAGCCAAGGTAACACAAAACAACATAGGCAACGTCTAGCCATAGAACGAATTCCCCATGAAGGACTATTGCCAGTTTCCTTTGCTCAAGAGCGAGTGTACTTCATCCAGCAATTAGCGCCGGAAAATAGTGCTTACCAATTCCAAGCAAAGATCCGATTTCGAGGGCAGCTTGATGTCACAGTCTTACATCAGTGTCTCGATGAAATTGTGCAGCGTCATGAAATCTTCCGCACCACTTACCCGGCGGTAAATGGTAGGCTATTTCAGGTCATTAACCCACACCAACCCATCAGTTTTAAAGTAATTGACCTCCAGGCATTCCCGGAATCTGAGCAAGAAGCCAAGGCTCAAAAGCTATGTGAGGCAGAAGTGCAGCAGCCCTTTGATATGAATCAACTACCCCTGGTGAGGTGGGTTTTATTGAAGTTGAGCGAACAAGAACATCAATTGATCCATATTGAGCATCACATGGCTCATGATGGTTGGTCATTCAATGTGTTTTTGGGGGAGTTACTGGAACTTTATCCAGCCTTCTGTGCGGGTAAACCTTCCCCACTAACTGAACCATGCTTGCAGTTTGCAGACTTCGCTCATTGGCAGCGTGAATGGGTGAATACCGCAGAAGCCCAAGCCCAATTAACCTATTGGCAACAAAAGTTATCAGGTAGTTCGCCTCTGTTGGAATTACCATACCATCGCCCGCGACCAACGGAGCAAACTTACAATGGCGATCAAGTCAGAATGGAACTTCCCAGCGATTTGTGCGAATCCCTGAGAGTTCTGAGTCGTCAAGCTGGTGCAACTTTATTTATGACGATGCTGGGAGCTTTTCTGGTCATCTTGCACAGATACACCCAACAAGCCGATATTAGCATCGGGACTGCGGTTGCCAATCGCCGGATGCAGGAGATTGAAAAGTTAATTGGCATGATTGTCAATAACTTGGTGTTACGCACCGATTTATCAGGGAATCCCACATTTCGGGAATTACTCGACCGGGTGCGGCAGGTGACACTCGAAGCTTACGCGAATGAGGACTTACCCTTTGATAAAGTGGTGGACGTTCTCAAACCAGTACGCAACTTGAGTTACAATCCCCTGTTTCAAGTGATGTTCAGCTTCCATGATTCCGCCATGCCAGATTTGAGTCTCCCAGGTTTGGACATCAGCTTGTATGAACCACTCAGTAATAAATCTGCAAAGTTCGATCTAGATTTCCTCGTCATACCGCGTTTTGAGCAAAGCGTGCAGAACGGTGCTAAAAGGGGAGCAAAAGGAATCACCCTAGTTTTAGAATACAATAGCGATCTTTTTGATGCTGCCACAATCCAACAAATGCTAGAGCAGTATCAAATATTACTAAAAGGAATTGTGGCGAATCCAGAGCAGCGAATTTCCGAATTACCATTGCTAACGCAGACTCAGCAGCAATTATTGGTGGAATGGAATCAAACTCACCGAGAGTATTCTTCAATCAAATGTGTGCATGAGTTATTTGCAGCCCAAGTGGAGTTAACTCCCGATGCTGTGGCGATTCAGCAAGAAGATCGACAACTAACTTACCGCCAATTGAGCGATCGCGCCAATCAATTAGCCCACTATCTCCAAAGTTTGGGAGTCAAAGCAGAAACGCTGGTTGGTATCTGCGTTGAGCGCTCCCTAGAAACCATCATCGGCTTACTCGGCATTCTCAAAGCTGGGGGTGCTTATGTTCCCCTCGACCCTGCTTATCCCAAAGAGCGATTAGCTGATATTCTTGAAGATACGCAATTAGGTATTTTGCTGACTCAAGAAAGATTCCAGGACAAACTGCCAGATTATGCCGGAAAAACGATTTGTTTAGATAAAGACTGGGCAATAATTGCTCAACAAAATACTGTCAACCCGATTAGCGACGTTCAACTCGATAACCTCGCCTATATTATTTATACCTCTGGCTCTACGGGTAAACCCAAGGGCGTAATGATTGAACAGCGATCGCTAATAAATTTCGTCATCACCGCCACTCATGAATATGGAATCAATGCAGGCGATAAAATTCTGCAATTTGCGTCAATTTGTTTTGATACATCTATTGAAGAAATCTTTCCTTGTCTTTTAGTCGGTGCAACATTAGTGCTACGTACCGAACCGATGTTGCACTCCAGCGATGAGTTTTGGCGGTATTGTCAACAATGGAAATTGACAGTTTTGGATCTCCCTACAGCTTATTGGCATCAATTGGTAGCAGAACTTACCCCAAAAGACTCCCGAATTCCTGAAAGTCTCAGGGTTGTGATTGTGGGGGGAGAAGAAGCTCAACTAGAAAAAGTCAAGCATTGGCACAGTAGTGTTGCTCATTTTTCCCAGCCACTCCAGTTATTTAATAGTTACGGGCCAACGGAAGCAACGGTTGTAACCACCCTAGATTGCTTAACCCCAGCAGCCACCTCTGTTAGTATTGGACGACCCATCAGCAATGCTCAGGTTTATGTCCTAGATCGATATCTGCAATCAGTGCCTATAGGAGTTCCTGGAGAACTGCACATTGGTGGAGCCGGATTAGCTAGAGGATATTGGCAACGCCCTGAACTTACGGCTGAGAAATTTATCCAAAGTCCAAAATTGAATCGTCTCTATAAAACTGGCGATCTAGCACGATTTCGCGCAGATGGCAACCTAGAATATCTCGGTCGAGTTGACGATCAGGTAAAGATTCGCGGCTTCCGCATTGAGTTGGGAGAAATCGAAACGGTGTTGCGTCAACATTCACAGGTATTTCAGGCTGTCGTTATTGCCCGTGAAGACATCCCTGGACAAAAGCGCCTTGTAGCTTATGTTGTTCCGCACGAACAGCAACCAAACGTTGATGAACTGCGCCATTTCCTCAAGCAAAAACTGCCGAATTATATGGTTCCCTCGGCTTTCGTGCTGCTAGAGGCGCTGCCGATGACACCCAACCGCAAGGTAGACTACCGCACCCTACCAGCCCCCAACCTTTCCCGGAGTGGAGAAGATAAATTTGTTGCTCCCCAAACACCTACAGAAGAGAGATTAGTGGCGATTTGGTCAGAAATCTTAAGACTAAAACAGGTCGGCATCCACGATAACTTCTTTGAATTGGGCGGAGACTCTATCCTCAGCATTCAGGTAATTTCAAGAGCCAATCAAGTGGGTATTCAAATTGCCCCGAAACAGCTATTTCAATACCAAACTATTGCGGAATTGGCTGCCGTGGCAGGTATAACTCGCCAAGTAATAGCCGAACAAGGGTTAGTAACTGGCTCTGTGGCGTTGACACCCATCCAACAGTGGTTTTTCGAGCAGAAATTGCCCGAATCTGATTACTTTAATCAGTCAGCTATGCTAGAAGTGCCGCCAGACTTGCAACCAGAGCTATTACAGAAAGTCGTGCAACAATTGTTACTGCATCACGATGCTTTGCGATCGCGGTTTGTGCAAGAAGGGGAAAACTGGCAGCAGTTTAACGTCGCCACCCAAGAATCTGTGCCATTTAGTGTTATCAATTTGTCGCATCTGTCGCCAGAAGAACAACAAACAGCGATGAAAGCTAAGGATGCGGAATTTCAGGCTAGTTTGAATTTATCTACCGGAGCGATCGCGCGAGTGGTGCTGTTTCGGTTAGGCAACGATCGATCTGGTCGGTTACTATTCATCATCCATCATTTAGTAGTAGATGGCATTTCGTGGCGAATTTTGCTCGAAGACTTGGCTACGGCTTACCAACAAATCAGCCGTGGCGAAGCTATTAAATTACCATCTAAGACAACTTCTTGGCAATATTGGAGCGATCGCCTCAGAGAATACGCAAAATCAAAGGCGATATCAGATGAGTTGAATTACTGGCTAAGTGAGTCTAGTTTGAAAGTTACCGCCTTACCAGTAGACTATCCTGCAAATAAAGAAAATAACACCATCGCCTCAACCGCTACTGTGTCACTTTCTTTAAACGAACAACAGACTCGTGCCCTCTTGCAGGATGTACCCTCTGCCTACAACACTCAAATTAATGATGTGCTGTTGACTGCCTTAGTGCAAAGCTTTGCCCAATGGACGGGAGAACGTTCTCTGCTTGTTGATTTAGAAGGACATGGACGGGAAGACTTATTTGAAGATGTGGATTTGTCGCGGACTGTGGGCTGGTTTACTACCTTATTCCCCGTTAGCTTACAGCTAGAAGAAACTGACCATCCCGGAGAGGTTTTAAAGTTAGTTAAAGAACAACTGCGACGCATCCCCAACCGAGGCATCGGCTATGGTGTGTTGCGATATTTGGATCGTGATGAAACAATCCGCACGAAACTACAGAGTTTACCCCAAGCACAAGTGAGTTTCAACTACCTTGGTCAGTTCGATCGGGTGCTGACGGCATCTGCTGTATTGGGTTTAACTCAAGAATTTAAAGCTGAACAGAGTTTACTTAATCAACGCAGCCATCTGTTAGGCGTAAGCGGACTAATTCGCGCCGGAAAATTGGAGATGACTTGGGCTTACAGCGAGAAAGTTCATAAACGAGACACCATCGAGCATTTAGCCTTTGGGTTTATAGAGGCATTGCGATCGCTCATTACCCACTGTCAATCCCCTGATGCGATCGGTCATACACCTTCAGACTTCTCAGCAGCTAGACTCAGCCAAAAACAGCTTGACAAATTCCTAACCAAAATCAATAAAAAAAAGTAGTCATTTGTCATTTGTCTCTCAATTGCCAGTCCCCAGTCCCCAGTCCCCAATCCCCAATCCCCAATCCTCATGAACAACATTGACGATCTTTATGAACTTTCGCCCATGCAGCAGGGGATGCTGTTTCACACGCTTTATGCGCCAGAATCGGAAATTTATTTTGAGCAGTTGCTTTGTATTCTCCAAGGAGAATTAAATTTTTCTGCCTTTGAGCAAGCTTGGCAGCAGGTTGTAGCAAGGCATCCAGTTTTACGTAGTTCCTTTTATTGGGAAGAGATCGAAAAACCCTTGCAAATGGTGAGCAAGCAAGTGGATCTTCCGTGGGAAGAACTAAATTGGCAAAATTTCACAGCCGACGAACAACAAGAGCATCTAGAGGATTTTTTGAAATGCGATCGCCAAAAAGGATTTGAACTAGATATAGCTCCTCTGATGCGCTTCACCATCATCCAGCTAGAGGAATATACTTACCAATTTATTTGGAGTCATCATCATATTCTCTTTGATGGCTGGTCGATGCAGATTATCCTCAAAGAAGTTTTAGCTTTCTATGAAGCACACCAGCGAGGCGAACATTTGCGCCTGATCCCCTCTCGCCCCTATCGAGAATATATTAATTGGTTACAGCAACAGGATATTGAGCAAGCAAAGAACTTCTGGCAACAAACTCTCCAGGGTTTGGAACTTCCTAAATCTTTAATCGGGAATAAAGAACAAGAACAAGGAATATACAATCAGCAAACTTTTCAATTATCTCAAACGGTAACTGAGAAATTGCAATATGAGGCGCGACAGCACCATTTAACTCTGAATAATTTGGTTCAAGGAGCGTGGGCATTGCTACTTTCCCGCTACAGTGGGGAAAGTGATGTAGTATTTGGTGCAACTGTATCCGGTCGTCCACCAACCCTTGTGGGAGTGGATTCGATGGTGGGGCTACTAATTAATACTCTCCCTATGCGGGTACAAGTTACAGGAAAAGTGGAATTATTACCCTGGCTCAAGGAATTACAAAGCCAAGCTTATGAACAGGAACAGTATGCTTATTATTCCTTGGCAGAAATTCAGCGTTTGAGTGATGTTCCCCCAGGAATGCCTTTATTCGAGAGTCTTTTTGTCTTTGAGAATTATCCACTAGATTCTCCTGAACAAGACACCAAAAAAACTTTAGAAATTAGTCATCTTCGTTGTTTTGAACGCACTAATTATCCGTTAACAGTGGTAGTTAATCCTCAATCACAATTGTCTGGAAGGATTGTCTATGATGCTAGTCGTTTTGAACCAGAGACAATTGGGCGGATGATTGGACATTTCCAAACATTGCTCGCGGGAATGGCAGCCAATCTCAAACAAAATGTTTCTGAATTATCTCTACTCAGTGCAGCCGAAGAAGAAGAATTAATTATCCAAGAAAGCAGTCAAAATATAGATTATATTGAATATAAATGTATTCATATTTTATTTGAAGAACAGGTAGAAAAAACTCCTGATGCGGTAGCCGTTGTATATGAAAAAGAATATTTAACTTATCGGGAGTTAAATAACCGTGCCAATCAATTAGCGCATTATTTGCGTTCAGCTTTGCTGTCGCGTAGAGATTCGCTAGGAGTTAAACC
Protein-coding sequences here:
- a CDS encoding 2-isopropylmalate synthase → METLPIKIYDDTLRDGEQQAGLFFSYPNKQKLAHLIAKTGVNGIDTMPCVCEPEAELVKTLISEGLDSQILAATLMNKQFIDLAKDCGVKRIILFHAVSDRLLFLRDPQIRLVKEFKGKTIDDNIPAYVIDRIRQNAIDLIVENLHYATAIAGLRVDFAAEDASRADFDFLVQCIRSCSPYIENFILCDTVGILSPEKSYIWVSDLLQSTTGVAFGVHYHNDMGMALENTLQSLMAGATLVSGTFSGIGERAGNIPIEQVLNGLRVRFGIEVKGINYEAIAPVTDYIEQLGVRPAPPYSQTAQWHETGTHVNCLFSDPNSFAIFPHGNIDVVFGKWSGVSNFQYLFEKQMQNPLPRTQYEKMRSVIKSLAIEQERYFTANEVLELWENGVFK
- a CDS encoding aconitase/3-isopropylmalate dehydratase large subunit family protein, whose product is MSNANNILHLGDDINTDDIIPANRATTDDPEYLKQYALEHLIGEGELLKYDGIEAGENFGCGSSREVAPIALQAAGIKKIRARSFAEIFYRNSINIGLTLEIFGEKEQNPVVDAIAAAGGLMAFNQMRRQGQITIPRSLTSTRPMTLVEKLLAKASGNSFVKPGEVVFAQVDLALSHDAVAGPVAKVFYQQFGEGAKLWDSQRVVLVADHFIQVNDIRPDNKAHLMYEQMIKFAQDQGCHLFDIVSPGEAAGICHVLLPEKGFVRPGMVIAGTDSHTCTYGALGAFSTGVGTTDMANIYATGDMWIRVPQTLVFELSGTLPSKISAKDIILFILGQIGCAGATSKVMEFRGSILTQLPFDERLTLANMAVECGAICGLIVPDEVTREYVKNRSSQDFVEISGDADAEYERIYQFDLSNLEPQVARPPKPDRVVGISQLEDIPITKAFIGSCTGGKLYDLAQAAEVLNGRHLADGVNLFIVPATMEIREQAQELGYLDIFEQAGAQILKTGCGACINSGLGVLAKEETGIYATNRNFKGRSGDPTGKNYLASPRTVAISAINGKISDRLN
- a CDS encoding isocitrate/isopropylmalate dehydrogenase family protein, producing the protein MGSLSNHNYRIVAIPGEGIGPEVVEASLKILQHVAQIERFTLQVDYGWLGATAFEQFGSYFPEATAQLCDGADGIVFGAVSQGGLLELRKHFDFFCNLRPIRSVESLLHKSSLRPEKVQGLDILIVRELVSGIYFGPSGRSSDERGTYGYHTMRYSDEEIRRIARKALQQAQNRRGLLTVAHKENALPHLPWTRLVQEEARQFPGVVIEPMLVDNLAMLMVLNPQQFDVILAGNLFGDILSDIGGALVGSIGLLGSASLNADGFGLYEAIHGTAPDIAGLGIANPLGTLGACILMLQQWGEVQAAQRIIKAQDRILAKGYRTADLSPQGEEILVNTETLVDLLIEELSIGQYSELGAIYA